One genomic segment of Arachis duranensis cultivar V14167 chromosome 4, aradu.V14167.gnm2.J7QH, whole genome shotgun sequence includes these proteins:
- the LOC107483805 gene encoding uncharacterized protein LOC107483805 isoform X1 — translation MSHAREPSSSKVKDARERGRSRAAAAIQPASPLLSLSLPPQARRRHKLITLCHRRKLVFLLRPSTPPRRELVSGQVQCVGCLLKKILQVIELRVSHQAESIKNVKLTLYVHCFPSNYLSDWNYRNPACLLSLVQFLRE, via the exons ATGTCGCACGCAAGAGAGCCGTCGAGCTCGAAGGTGAAAGATGCGCGTGAGAGAGGGAGGAGCCGCGCTGCTGCCGCCATCCAACCGGCCTCGCCATTGTTGTCATTGTCATTGCCGCCTCAAGCTCGTCGCCGTCATAAGCTCATCACGCTTTGTCACCGTCGCAAGCTCGTCTTCCTGCTTCGACCATCAACGCCTCCTCGCCGTGAGTTGGTCTCTGGGCAG GTTCAATGTGTAGGTTGCCTGTTGAAGAAAATACTGCAAGTCATTGAGTTGCGTGTTTCACATCAAGCAGAAAgcataaaaaatgtaaaattaacTTTATATGTTCATTGCTTCCCTAGTAACTATTTGAGTGATTGGAACTACAGAAACCCTGCCTGCCTCCTCTCACTTGTTCAATTCTTGAG GGAATAG
- the LOC107483805 gene encoding uncharacterized protein LOC107483805 isoform X2: MSHAREPSSSKVKDARERGRSRAAAAIQPASPLLSLSLPPQARRRHKLITLCHRRKLVFLLRPSTPPRRELVSGQVQCVGCLLKKILQVIELRVSHQAESIKNGIEMHMSSIAEKQVLSFQMVKWLKQKFSSD, from the exons ATGTCGCACGCAAGAGAGCCGTCGAGCTCGAAGGTGAAAGATGCGCGTGAGAGAGGGAGGAGCCGCGCTGCTGCCGCCATCCAACCGGCCTCGCCATTGTTGTCATTGTCATTGCCGCCTCAAGCTCGTCGCCGTCATAAGCTCATCACGCTTTGTCACCGTCGCAAGCTCGTCTTCCTGCTTCGACCATCAACGCCTCCTCGCCGTGAGTTGGTCTCTGGGCAG GTTCAATGTGTAGGTTGCCTGTTGAAGAAAATACTGCAAGTCATTGAGTTGCGTGTTTCACATCAAGCAGAAAgcataaaaaat GGAATAGAAATGCATATGAGTTCTATTGCTGAGAAG CAGGTGCTGAGCTTTCAAATGGTAAAGTGGCTAAAACAAAAGTTCTCGAGTGATTAG
- the LOC107483805 gene encoding uncharacterized protein LOC107483805 isoform X3 — MSHAREPSSSKVKDARERGRSRAAAAIQPASPLLSLSLPPQARRRHKLITLCHRRKLVFLLRPSTPPRRELVSGQVQCVGCLLKKILQVIELRVSHQAESIKNGIEMHMSSIAEKVLSFQMVKWLKQKFSSD, encoded by the exons ATGTCGCACGCAAGAGAGCCGTCGAGCTCGAAGGTGAAAGATGCGCGTGAGAGAGGGAGGAGCCGCGCTGCTGCCGCCATCCAACCGGCCTCGCCATTGTTGTCATTGTCATTGCCGCCTCAAGCTCGTCGCCGTCATAAGCTCATCACGCTTTGTCACCGTCGCAAGCTCGTCTTCCTGCTTCGACCATCAACGCCTCCTCGCCGTGAGTTGGTCTCTGGGCAG GTTCAATGTGTAGGTTGCCTGTTGAAGAAAATACTGCAAGTCATTGAGTTGCGTGTTTCACATCAAGCAGAAAgcataaaaaat GGAATAGAAATGCATATGAGTTCTATTGCTGAGAAG GTGCTGAGCTTTCAAATGGTAAAGTGGCTAAAACAAAAGTTCTCGAGTGATTAG